From the Alkalibacter rhizosphaerae genome, one window contains:
- the dnaG gene encoding DNA primase, producing MSKGYTEDQIQQVLDNNDIIDVVSQYVPLKKSGNHYMGRCPFHNEKTPSFSVSAEKQLYHCFGCGAGGDMITFVRNIENLSFVESVKYLADRANITLPDSEGFNDQESKKRDALYRMHKDAARFFYKKRCAHDRSNEYLRSRGIDDDTARQFAIGYAGSEYTGLYDYLKSKGYKNEDLADSGLVLPDRNGKGYHDRFRDRIMFPIVSVAKNVTGFGGRLMGKSDKLPKYLNSSETMIFHKGTQLYGLNLAKTNLENGRLIAVEGYMDVISLFQSGIRNVVASLGTALTEGQGRLMKRYVEEVVLCYDGDGAGIRATVRGIQVLEGLGLRVKVMKLKNNMDPDDFVRQEGKEAFQELANNALSTVDFRIGLLEETVDLRRNDEKIQFVTEATKILKEIKNPIEQEMQIQRFASRMQIEPGVIFKEIKNDDPKAIALEKTSSRENSSVRRSIKREAQEMLIGWLFTDKDTARKIASKLQPEHFQKGLYRDAVVHAYHQLKSGQSANPSAYIGNLEEESHRKALSRMIMDVEESTDELLMDCMKAMEMMYIKRSIAYLQKKMGDFNLNEEEFNRLYCELVEKKKELEQMQSMGRENF from the coding sequence ATGTCAAAAGGCTATACAGAAGATCAAATACAACAGGTGTTGGACAACAACGACATTATTGATGTCGTATCCCAGTATGTACCCCTGAAAAAGAGTGGGAATCATTATATGGGCAGATGCCCGTTCCACAATGAAAAAACCCCTTCTTTCAGTGTATCTGCAGAAAAGCAGCTCTACCATTGCTTTGGTTGTGGTGCTGGAGGGGATATGATCACTTTCGTTCGAAACATCGAAAATCTTAGTTTTGTGGAGAGCGTCAAATATCTGGCGGATCGTGCAAACATCACATTGCCGGATTCGGAAGGATTCAATGACCAGGAAAGCAAAAAAAGAGATGCGCTGTATCGTATGCACAAGGATGCGGCTCGCTTTTTTTATAAAAAACGTTGTGCTCATGACAGATCCAACGAGTATCTTCGCAGCAGAGGGATCGATGATGATACGGCACGACAGTTTGCCATTGGTTATGCAGGATCTGAATACACCGGACTTTACGACTATTTGAAGAGCAAGGGGTATAAAAACGAAGATCTGGCAGATTCCGGACTGGTTTTGCCCGATCGAAACGGCAAGGGATACCACGATCGTTTCAGGGACCGGATCATGTTTCCCATCGTTTCCGTTGCCAAAAATGTGACCGGTTTTGGCGGTCGCCTCATGGGCAAAAGCGACAAGCTGCCAAAGTATTTGAATTCGTCGGAGACCATGATCTTTCACAAGGGGACCCAGCTTTACGGCTTGAACCTCGCAAAAACCAACCTGGAAAACGGGCGATTGATCGCAGTAGAAGGATACATGGACGTTATCAGTTTATTCCAGAGCGGAATAAGAAATGTCGTGGCTTCCCTAGGGACGGCTTTGACAGAAGGCCAGGGGCGTTTGATGAAACGCTACGTGGAGGAAGTAGTGCTTTGTTATGATGGAGACGGGGCAGGTATTCGGGCGACGGTTCGTGGCATTCAGGTTTTGGAAGGATTGGGACTCCGTGTCAAAGTAATGAAACTGAAAAACAACATGGATCCGGACGACTTTGTTCGTCAAGAAGGAAAAGAAGCATTTCAGGAATTGGCCAACAATGCCTTGTCCACCGTTGATTTTCGGATTGGACTTTTGGAAGAAACAGTCGACTTGCGTCGCAACGATGAAAAAATCCAATTTGTGACGGAAGCGACAAAAATATTGAAAGAAATCAAGAATCCCATTGAGCAGGAAATGCAGATCCAACGATTTGCATCGAGGATGCAGATCGAACCTGGCGTAATTTTCAAGGAAATCAAAAATGACGATCCAAAGGCAATTGCCTTGGAAAAAACAAGTTCCCGTGAAAATTCATCGGTTCGACGCAGCATCAAAAGAGAAGCTCAGGAGATGTTGATCGGCTGGTTGTTTACCGATAAGGATACGGCAAGAAAAATTGCCTCCAAATTGCAACCGGAACATTTTCAAAAGGGATTATACCGCGATGCAGTGGTTCATGCCTATCACCAACTAAAATCAGGACAGTCTGCAAATCCTTCCGCTTACATCGGAAATTTAGAGGAAGAGTCTCATCGAAAGGCACTTTCCAGAATGATCATGGATGTGGAGGAGTCCACTGATGAGTTGTTGATGGATTGCATGAAAGCCATGGAAATGATGTATATCAAACGCAGCATTGCATATTTGCAAAAAAAAATGGGGGATTTCAATTTGAACGAAGAAGAATTCAACCGGCTCTATTGTGAATTGGTGGAAAAGAAAAAAGAGCTGGAACAGATGCAAAGCATGGGAAGGGAGAATTTTTAA
- a CDS encoding deoxyguanosinetriphosphate triphosphohydrolase, with translation MNLREQWEQLELQILSPTAAKSVDSKGRRKKETPCDVRTDYQRDRDRILHSKAFRRLKHKTQVFISPEGDHYRTRLTHTLEVAQIARTIARALRLNEDLTEAIALGHDLGHTPFGHAGEKVLDEACSFSFKHREQSLRVVDFLEDGVGLNLTWEVRDGILNHSGENSAETLEGQVVHFSDRIAYINHDIEDAQRAGILKESDLPLQYVNVLGTSKRMRINGMIHNIIENSKEGNAVVMSPDHWEAMNQLRNFMFETVYLGPAAKKEEKKTEFILRSLFEYYMEQPEKIPHEADHPIYLERNTERSVIDFIAGMTDRYAMNLFGRLFIPNPWRVY, from the coding sequence ATGAATCTTCGTGAACAATGGGAACAGTTGGAATTGCAGATCCTCTCCCCGACGGCTGCAAAAAGCGTCGATTCCAAAGGGAGAAGGAAAAAGGAAACACCTTGTGATGTTCGTACAGATTATCAAAGGGATCGGGATCGGATCCTTCATTCAAAGGCATTCCGTCGATTGAAACATAAGACCCAAGTGTTTATTTCACCGGAGGGGGACCATTACCGAACGAGGTTGACCCACACATTGGAAGTGGCCCAAATAGCCAGGACCATAGCCAGAGCATTGCGGCTAAATGAAGATTTGACGGAAGCAATAGCATTGGGACACGATTTGGGTCATACTCCATTTGGACATGCCGGCGAAAAAGTGTTGGATGAAGCATGTTCCTTTTCTTTCAAGCATCGGGAACAAAGTCTGCGAGTTGTGGATTTTTTAGAAGATGGCGTGGGATTGAATTTGACATGGGAAGTACGAGATGGTATACTGAATCATTCAGGTGAAAATAGTGCGGAAACATTGGAAGGACAAGTGGTCCATTTTTCTGATCGTATCGCGTACATCAATCACGACATTGAGGATGCCCAAAGGGCTGGCATATTGAAAGAATCGGATTTGCCCCTCCAATATGTTAATGTGTTGGGAACAAGCAAGCGAATGAGAATCAACGGCATGATCCACAATATCATTGAAAACAGTAAGGAAGGAAATGCTGTTGTCATGAGTCCGGACCATTGGGAGGCCATGAATCAGTTGAGAAATTTTATGTTCGAAACGGTTTATCTTGGTCCTGCTGCGAAAAAGGAAGAAAAAAAGACCGAGTTTATTCTCCGGTCTTTGTTTGAGTATTATATGGAGCAACCGGAGAAGATTCCCCATGAAGCGGATCATCCCATCTACCTGGAACGAAATACGGAACGATCGGTGATCGATTTCATTGCAGGAATGACAGATCGGTATGCCATGAACCTGTTTGGACGTTTGTTTATACCAAACCCCTGGCGGGTATATTAA
- a CDS encoding rhomboid family intramembrane serine protease → MNWLNKLERKIAKFAIHNLMYYIVMLTGLVFVLSMFFGGDFLSRLYFSPALIMQGEIWRIITFIFIPPSNSIIWIIFALYFYYMIGGTLEQQWGTPKFNLYYFIGALATVVASLLTGSIGTPMYLNLSLFLAFAHLFPNFQVLLFLIIPVKMKYLAYLNWFFFAYTIVTGTMSQRVAAIVALANFFLFFYGDFTRFLKRTTSTKNTKTNYNRQIREFKRKKIEI, encoded by the coding sequence TTGAATTGGTTGAATAAATTGGAAAGAAAAATCGCAAAGTTTGCGATTCATAACTTAATGTATTACATCGTCATGTTGACGGGTCTGGTGTTTGTACTAAGCATGTTCTTTGGAGGAGACTTTTTAAGTCGACTGTATTTTTCGCCGGCATTGATCATGCAGGGAGAAATATGGCGGATCATTACCTTTATTTTCATCCCGCCCTCCAACTCCATTATTTGGATCATCTTTGCATTATACTTCTACTATATGATCGGTGGAACACTGGAACAACAATGGGGCACGCCAAAGTTTAATTTGTATTATTTCATAGGTGCTTTGGCCACAGTAGTAGCATCTTTGCTGACTGGATCCATTGGAACACCCATGTACTTGAATTTGTCGTTGTTTTTGGCCTTCGCTCATTTGTTTCCCAATTTTCAGGTACTGCTGTTCTTGATCATACCGGTGAAAATGAAGTACCTTGCATATTTGAATTGGTTTTTCTTTGCGTATACCATAGTGACAGGTACCATGTCTCAAAGAGTGGCGGCCATTGTAGCGTTGGCGAATTTCTTTTTGTTTTTCTATGGAGACTTTACACGTTTTTTGAAGAGGACCACTTCAACAAAAAATACGAAAACCAATTATAATCGCCAGATTCGAGAATTCAAACGCAAAAAAATAGAAATCTGA
- a CDS encoding NAD(P)-dependent malic enzyme, translating to MEVYNKSLEMHKEKKGKFEICSKIELKNQEDLSLAYTPGVAAPCKEIAADKERVYDYTGKGNLVAVVTDGSAVLGLGNIGPEAGLPVMEGKCILFKEFAGIDAIPICLNTQDTDKIIETILNISPGFGGINLEDISAPRCFEIEERLVEQLDIPVFHDDQHGTAIVTLAALINAFRVSGKKKETAKVVINGAGSAGMAIGKLLKAYGFAQIVLCDSKGIIGPQRTDLDRYKRDALTWSNQTGESGKLKDGLIGADVFIGVSAANVLSKEMVETMNMDPIIFAMANPVPEIMPEDAYLAGAFIVGTGRSDFDNQINNVLVFPGLFKGALEARASTIHMGMKLAAAEALADVIPSSELRSDYIIPNVFNKKVVEAVSEAVRKAAFSDDKMLSDPKE from the coding sequence ATGGAAGTGTACAATAAGTCGTTGGAAATGCATAAAGAGAAAAAAGGAAAATTTGAAATTTGCAGTAAAATAGAATTGAAGAACCAGGAAGATCTTTCCCTGGCATATACACCTGGTGTAGCGGCTCCTTGCAAGGAAATTGCAGCAGACAAGGAAAGAGTCTACGACTACACTGGAAAAGGGAATCTGGTAGCTGTGGTGACAGATGGATCGGCGGTGCTTGGATTGGGAAACATAGGACCGGAAGCTGGACTTCCCGTTATGGAAGGAAAGTGTATTTTATTCAAGGAGTTTGCTGGGATCGATGCCATACCCATCTGTTTGAATACCCAGGATACGGACAAAATCATTGAAACGATATTGAACATATCTCCTGGGTTTGGCGGGATCAACTTGGAAGACATATCCGCGCCCCGATGTTTTGAAATAGAGGAGCGGCTTGTAGAACAACTGGATATTCCCGTGTTCCACGACGACCAGCATGGTACTGCCATAGTGACCTTGGCGGCCTTGATCAACGCATTTCGCGTTTCCGGAAAGAAAAAAGAAACGGCAAAAGTAGTGATCAATGGTGCAGGTTCTGCAGGAATGGCTATTGGGAAGCTGTTAAAGGCATACGGATTTGCACAAATAGTTCTTTGCGACAGCAAGGGGATCATAGGTCCACAACGAACGGATTTGGATCGATACAAAAGGGATGCATTGACATGGTCCAATCAAACAGGGGAAAGTGGAAAACTGAAAGACGGATTGATTGGAGCAGATGTTTTCATAGGCGTATCTGCAGCCAATGTTTTATCCAAAGAAATGGTGGAGACCATGAACATGGATCCCATTATTTTTGCCATGGCCAATCCCGTTCCCGAGATCATGCCGGAAGATGCTTATTTGGCGGGGGCGTTTATCGTAGGCACCGGCAGGTCTGATTTTGATAATCAAATCAATAATGTGCTGGTTTTCCCGGGATTGTTCAAGGGAGCTTTGGAAGCGCGCGCTTCCACCATCCATATGGGGATGAAGTTGGCAGCGGCTGAAGCTTTGGCGGATGTTATACCTTCTTCCGAACTACGGTCCGATTACATCATACCCAATGTTTTTAATAAAAAAGTGGTGGAGGCTGTCAGTGAGGCAGTGCGAAAAGCGGCGTTTTCGGATGATAAGATGCTTTCGGATCCGAAAGAGTAA
- a CDS encoding cysteine-rich small domain-containing protein — protein sequence MSENFKFFQNNKCEYYPCHKLEPGQEFNCLFCYCPLYALGDACGGNFVYTDKGIKNCSHCNIPHIKGNYDLILEKVDLVVEMIKKP from the coding sequence ATGAGCGAAAACTTCAAGTTCTTTCAAAACAACAAATGCGAATACTATCCATGTCATAAATTGGAACCCGGACAGGAATTTAATTGCCTGTTTTGCTATTGTCCGCTGTATGCTTTAGGTGATGCCTGCGGAGGCAACTTTGTGTATACAGATAAAGGGATCAAAAACTGTTCCCATTGCAACATCCCCCACATCAAGGGAAATTATGATCTGATTTTGGAAAAAGTGGATCTTGTGGTGGAAATGATAAAAAAACCATAA
- a CDS encoding M23 family metallopeptidase, translating into MEKNQNHGFVEKIKNAGKDAVLSIKTKASDLLMNNSISLKKVAVGVAVLTVFSASAGVYKSVQGYRVFFNGEEIGMVRQTGDFMAGLDLVRNNLSEQYDANIILPSDVRFERAIVSKDRLLESPDASATAIEKTNLTMTVEGAVIVIEEEEVAALKSYEEAEEVLDSVIASYAQLGENEVIVSEPIIAQDYEIVQRVVPYVNLRTKEDAVKYIMQGTDEIIEYEVKPGDTSWDIAVNRGINVNELVAANSDKDITSLRPGDVLKLTEVKPYLDVEVVKEMVYSEKIPFETTYQTDASIYVGKSEEVSPGVNGVKEITALVTYRNGVQVAKEITNEEKIKDSVNRVVARGTKPLPPAQGTGRFRMPTSGRVTAINKAGSHAGSRAVDIANSVGTSIYASDSGRVTRASWYSGYGYAIIIDHGNGYSTLYGHLSSMNVSVGQNVTAGQRIAGMGSTGNSSGSHLHFEIRRYGARQVITRYFSYLRVGGRVSP; encoded by the coding sequence TTGGAAAAAAACCAAAACCATGGGTTCGTTGAAAAAATTAAAAATGCAGGAAAAGATGCCGTCTTATCCATAAAAACCAAAGCATCTGATCTATTGATGAATAATAGCATATCATTGAAGAAAGTAGCAGTAGGAGTTGCGGTATTGACTGTTTTTTCCGCTTCAGCGGGAGTCTACAAATCAGTGCAGGGTTATCGGGTGTTCTTTAACGGAGAAGAAATCGGAATGGTTCGCCAAACGGGTGACTTCATGGCAGGTTTGGATCTGGTTCGAAACAATCTTAGCGAACAATACGATGCAAACATCATCCTTCCAAGCGACGTTCGCTTTGAAAGAGCCATTGTCAGCAAAGATCGACTGCTGGAATCACCGGATGCATCGGCGACCGCCATTGAGAAAACAAACTTGACCATGACGGTGGAGGGAGCGGTCATCGTCATAGAAGAAGAAGAAGTGGCAGCGTTGAAATCTTATGAAGAAGCTGAAGAGGTTTTGGATTCTGTCATCGCCTCTTACGCCCAACTGGGAGAAAATGAAGTGATCGTATCTGAACCGATCATCGCTCAAGATTATGAGATCGTACAACGTGTTGTCCCATATGTGAATCTTCGCACCAAGGAAGATGCTGTGAAGTATATCATGCAGGGAACCGACGAAATAATTGAATACGAAGTAAAGCCAGGCGATACTTCCTGGGATATTGCAGTAAACAGGGGAATCAATGTCAACGAACTGGTAGCGGCAAACAGCGATAAGGACATCACAAGCCTGCGACCGGGAGACGTTTTGAAGCTGACGGAAGTTAAACCATATCTGGACGTGGAAGTTGTCAAAGAAATGGTATATAGCGAAAAGATCCCATTTGAAACCACGTACCAAACGGATGCATCCATTTATGTAGGTAAATCGGAAGAAGTCAGTCCCGGTGTTAACGGCGTCAAAGAGATCACTGCATTGGTCACCTATCGAAATGGCGTCCAAGTTGCAAAAGAGATCACTAATGAAGAAAAAATAAAAGATTCTGTAAACCGGGTGGTAGCAAGAGGAACGAAACCCCTTCCGCCGGCACAAGGAACTGGACGATTCCGCATGCCTACATCCGGCAGGGTGACCGCCATCAACAAAGCGGGTTCTCATGCAGGCAGTAGAGCCGTAGATATCGCCAACAGCGTCGGCACCAGTATTTACGCATCCGATTCCGGTCGAGTGACCAGAGCCTCCTGGTATTCCGGTTACGGTTATGCCATCATCATCGATCATGGCAATGGTTATTCCACACTGTATGGTCATCTTAGTTCCATGAACGTCAGTGTTGGACAAAACGTAACAGCCGGACAGCGAATCGCGGGCATGGGAAGTACGGGAAATTCTTCCGGTTCTCACCTCCATTTTGAGATCCGTCGCTACGGAGCTCGTCAAGTCATCACCAGATATTTCTCCTATCTTCGGGTCGGAGGACGGGTGTCTCCATAA
- a CDS encoding FAD-dependent oxidoreductase: protein MDQKHVVVVGGGWAGCSAAVGAIQAGAKVTLLERTDMLLGTGLVGGIMRNNGRFTATEEMMAMGGGKLFSLCDSNARHKKISFPGHDHASLYDIATTPVAVTDLLRDMGVELVFESRVNKITKTGNRIMEVQDDRGRVFAGDVFVDATGTAGPMNNCNKYGNGCAMCILRCPSYGGRISLAGLAGIEEMTGQKKDGSMGAMSGSCKLYKESLSREIQDLLNETGVAVVPVPVELTEDHLDQKACQQYALDAFKENLVLLDTGHAKLMTPFYKLETLRKIPGCENARYEDPYSGGKGNSMRYFNMAPRTDALQVVGLENLFCGGEKAGPLVGHTEAMVTGMLAGHNSVRQALGMELLGIPESLAIGDAIHHVGEMVHTIEGIGKKYTFSGSVYFDRMKEKGLYTTDVNVITARVETTGLTEVFSKDLHI from the coding sequence ATGGATCAAAAGCATGTAGTCGTAGTTGGAGGCGGTTGGGCTGGTTGCTCTGCAGCAGTCGGCGCCATCCAAGCAGGAGCAAAGGTAACGTTGTTGGAGCGTACGGATATGCTGCTGGGCACTGGATTGGTTGGCGGGATCATGCGCAACAATGGCCGATTCACAGCAACAGAAGAAATGATGGCAATGGGCGGTGGTAAGCTTTTTAGCCTATGTGATTCCAATGCAAGACACAAAAAGATTTCATTTCCAGGGCATGATCATGCCAGTCTTTATGATATCGCCACTACGCCGGTGGCCGTAACGGATCTGTTGCGGGACATGGGTGTTGAACTGGTATTCGAATCCCGAGTAAACAAGATCACAAAGACAGGGAATCGAATCATGGAAGTGCAAGATGATCGAGGTAGGGTATTCGCCGGAGATGTTTTTGTGGATGCCACTGGAACAGCGGGTCCCATGAACAACTGCAATAAATATGGCAATGGGTGTGCCATGTGCATTCTACGTTGCCCAAGTTATGGAGGGCGAATTTCCTTGGCGGGGTTGGCAGGAATCGAGGAAATGACCGGACAGAAGAAGGATGGATCTATGGGAGCAATGAGTGGTTCCTGTAAATTATACAAAGAATCCTTGTCTCGAGAAATTCAAGATCTGTTGAATGAAACGGGAGTAGCAGTAGTTCCTGTTCCCGTGGAACTGACGGAAGATCACCTGGACCAGAAGGCATGCCAGCAATATGCATTGGATGCGTTCAAAGAAAACCTGGTGCTATTGGACACAGGACATGCAAAATTGATGACACCGTTTTACAAGCTGGAAACTTTGAGGAAGATCCCGGGATGCGAGAATGCCCGTTATGAAGATCCATATTCAGGAGGCAAGGGAAATTCCATGCGCTATTTCAACATGGCACCTCGTACAGATGCACTGCAGGTCGTAGGTCTGGAAAACTTGTTTTGTGGAGGAGAAAAGGCTGGACCCCTGGTAGGTCACACGGAGGCCATGGTGACCGGAATGCTGGCAGGACACAACAGTGTCCGACAGGCATTGGGAATGGAATTGTTGGGAATACCGGAGAGTCTCGCTATTGGTGATGCCATTCACCATGTAGGAGAAATGGTCCATACTATAGAAGGTATTGGAAAAAAATATACCTTTTCCGGTTCTGTGTATTTTGACCGAATGAAAGAAAAGGGCTTATACACGACGGATGTGAACGTCATCACTGCACGAGTCGAAACAACCGGTTTGACAGAAGTATTTTCCAAAGACTTGCACATATAA
- a CDS encoding rhodanese-like domain-containing protein: protein MFAFLKNNQNYKVINVNDLAGTHNKDLIDIREPGEYLRGHVPGAKNVPMQLLLSNPEAYLQKDKNYKIICQSGGRSSRACAMLSDMGYDVTNVAGGTGYYVGQLKR from the coding sequence ATGTTTGCTTTCCTAAAAAACAACCAAAACTACAAGGTAATCAATGTCAATGACTTGGCTGGAACACATAATAAAGATTTGATCGATATCAGAGAACCGGGAGAGTACCTGCGAGGACACGTTCCTGGAGCAAAGAATGTTCCCATGCAGTTGCTTTTGAGCAATCCGGAAGCGTATTTGCAAAAAGACAAGAACTACAAGATCATTTGCCAGTCCGGTGGCCGAAGCAGCAGAGCCTGCGCCATGTTGAGCGACATGGGTTACGACGTCACCAATGTCGCCGGAGGAACCGGATATTACGTCGGACAGTTGAAACGATAA
- a CDS encoding ArsR/SmtB family transcription factor produces MENNQMFDTQIEMKEVAHLLKVLANENRLMIVCYLIQEAMTVSQLHERFEHMTQSALSQHLSILKAHKILKSEKQGLSVTYEIYDSRIEKVISVLKNNYCNFEKK; encoded by the coding sequence ATGGAAAACAACCAAATGTTTGATACGCAAATTGAAATGAAGGAAGTTGCCCATTTGTTGAAAGTGCTGGCCAACGAGAACCGATTGATGATCGTTTGTTATCTGATCCAGGAAGCAATGACCGTCAGTCAGCTTCATGAACGATTTGAACACATGACCCAGTCAGCCCTCTCCCAGCATTTGTCGATTTTAAAAGCACACAAAATTTTGAAGTCGGAAAAACAGGGATTGTCAGTAACCTATGAGATCTATGACAGCCGAATCGAGAAAGTGATCAGTGTACTGAAAAACAATTACTGCAATTTCGAAAAAAAATAA
- the mnmH gene encoding tRNA 2-selenouridine(34) synthase MnmH: MNNTTNDYLSIVLKQRPMIDLRAPIEFAKGSFPNTVNIPLMSDEERHQVGTTYKKEGHDAAVILGHELVSGKIKEERIEKWVDFIQAHPHALLFCYRGGMRSQITQQWIRDAANLDVPRLEGGYKALRQYLIHSMEPKNLQFDPLILTGNTGSGKTVLLQEVENAIDLEGLANHHGSSFGGNATDQPTQITFENRLAYMLLQRQNQGYSHLLFEDESRNIGRSYLPKDLYEYIKAGKYVLVEVDLETRIQNIHQDYVFALQDQYQALSGKDGGLLQWKNIMESNINRIQKRLGAEFHQQILSSFLEGYHRQITDNDFSYHKYWIQLLLEKYYDPMYEYQIQKKWDKIVFKGSYEEVLSFLKKKTTEKNDRA, encoded by the coding sequence ATGAACAACACGACCAACGATTACCTGTCCATTGTACTGAAACAACGCCCTATGATCGATTTGAGGGCACCCATAGAATTTGCAAAAGGCAGTTTCCCCAACACTGTAAACATTCCTCTGATGAGCGATGAAGAACGACATCAGGTCGGAACCACCTATAAAAAAGAGGGACACGACGCTGCAGTTATTTTAGGCCATGAATTGGTTTCCGGAAAAATAAAGGAAGAAAGGATCGAAAAATGGGTGGATTTTATACAAGCCCATCCTCATGCCCTATTGTTTTGTTATCGAGGAGGCATGCGGTCTCAAATAACCCAACAATGGATCCGGGATGCTGCCAACTTGGACGTACCCCGACTGGAAGGCGGCTACAAAGCACTTCGCCAATATTTGATCCATTCCATGGAACCGAAAAACCTCCAATTCGATCCTCTTATTCTCACTGGAAATACCGGATCCGGAAAAACCGTTCTTTTGCAGGAAGTGGAAAATGCCATTGACCTGGAAGGACTGGCCAACCACCACGGTTCTTCTTTTGGTGGAAATGCCACCGATCAACCCACCCAGATCACCTTTGAAAATCGATTGGCATACATGCTGCTGCAACGACAAAATCAAGGCTATTCCCACCTTCTCTTTGAAGATGAAAGCCGCAACATCGGACGCAGCTATTTGCCAAAAGATTTATATGAATACATCAAAGCCGGTAAATACGTCCTGGTGGAAGTAGATTTGGAGACGCGGATCCAAAATATCCATCAAGACTATGTCTTTGCGCTCCAAGATCAATACCAGGCATTATCCGGAAAAGACGGCGGACTTCTACAATGGAAAAACATCATGGAATCCAACATCAACCGGATACAAAAACGGCTGGGTGCGGAATTTCATCAGCAGATTTTGTCGTCTTTTCTGGAGGGATACCACCGTCAAATAACGGACAACGACTTTTCATACCATAAATATTGGATCCAATTGCTTCTGGAAAAATACTACGATCCCATGTACGAGTACCAAATCCAAAAGAAATGGGACAAGATCGTCTTTAAAGGTTCTTACGAAGAAGTATTGTCTTTTTTAAAGAAAAAAACAACGGAAAAAAATGACCGGGCATAG
- a CDS encoding universal stress protein: protein MKRVLIPVDGSEYSMRALEKAKEIALAFESDIVLINVKDIRFPLYPYEPGNVIDMGATIDQLAETASKNAQRILDDAAQVFEDIPGDVETFELDGEPGNRIIKFIEEDPDIDLVIMGSLGVNGGLQSFLLGSVTNKVLHHVDRAVLVVK, encoded by the coding sequence ATGAAAAGAGTACTGATACCTGTAGACGGATCAGAGTATTCGATGAGAGCCTTGGAGAAAGCAAAAGAAATAGCCTTGGCCTTTGAAAGTGATATCGTTCTGATCAACGTGAAAGACATTCGATTCCCATTGTATCCATATGAACCGGGAAATGTTATTGACATGGGTGCCACCATCGATCAATTGGCAGAAACGGCCAGTAAAAACGCACAACGAATTTTGGATGATGCTGCCCAAGTATTTGAAGATATACCTGGAGATGTTGAAACTTTCGAATTAGATGGTGAGCCGGGGAATCGCATCATTAAGTTCATCGAAGAGGATCCCGACATCGATCTTGTCATCATGGGTTCCTTGGGTGTAAACGGTGGATTGCAAAGCTTCTTATTGGGAAGTGTTACCAATAAAGTGCTTCACCATGTGGATCGGGCCGTGTTGGTCGTAAAGTAA
- a CDS encoding LysM peptidoglycan-binding domain-containing protein — MTIMGKRIVILNQKRFISAILVAFLLLWFLTYSASGFMQKEEPATYVTYTVKTGDTLWSIAGAHNPDGKDVREMVHIISMQNNIDDDGYIYPSQKLMIPSK, encoded by the coding sequence AAAAGAATTGTCATTTTAAATCAAAAAAGATTCATCAGCGCAATTTTGGTTGCATTCTTGCTGCTGTGGTTTTTGACATACAGCGCATCCGGCTTCATGCAGAAAGAAGAACCGGCCACATATGTTACATACACGGTAAAGACTGGAGACACGTTGTGGTCCATCGCCGGTGCTCACAATCCAGACGGCAAGGACGTGCGGGAAATGGTCCACATTATTTCCATGCAAAATAACATTGATGACGACGGATATATTTATCCAAGCCAAAAATTGATGATTCCATCCAAATAA